A genome region from Natronobeatus ordinarius includes the following:
- a CDS encoding helix-turn-helix domain-containing protein, with product MGAVDTPMHEATFRLHGAGDLARLTDAFDARISLWCNDHSDLLELRCSPVDVDPILERLDAVVGVDDAVVDGGDVVAVTSTCARAGDAPAVDSHLEEHGCLLVPPLRYADGMRHCRVLALEADRLTGLYRSLLESFDVDVGAKRELEGVSNRPSDRLQGSTPTLSRRQRQVFTLALERGYYEIPREITMAELAAEVGIDRRTADEHRRQAERKLLETLAETSLVG from the coding sequence ATGGGCGCCGTCGACACGCCCATGCACGAGGCCACGTTCCGCCTGCACGGGGCGGGTGACCTGGCGCGGCTCACCGACGCATTCGACGCCCGCATCTCGCTGTGGTGTAACGACCACAGCGACCTCCTGGAGCTGCGCTGTTCACCCGTCGACGTCGACCCGATCCTCGAGCGCCTCGACGCGGTCGTCGGGGTCGACGACGCCGTCGTCGACGGGGGCGACGTCGTCGCGGTGACCAGTACCTGCGCGCGGGCGGGCGACGCACCCGCCGTCGATTCTCATCTCGAGGAACACGGCTGCCTGCTGGTTCCGCCGCTGCGGTACGCCGACGGGATGCGCCACTGCCGGGTGCTCGCGCTCGAGGCCGACCGGCTGACCGGCCTGTATCGCTCGCTGCTCGAGTCGTTCGACGTCGACGTCGGCGCGAAGCGAGAACTCGAGGGCGTCTCGAACCGCCCGTCGGACCGGTTGCAGGGGTCGACGCCGACGCTGAGCCGGCGACAGCGACAGGTGTTCACGCTCGCCCTCGAGCGAGGCTACTACGAGATTCCACGCGAGATCACGATGGCCGAACTCGCCGCCGAGGTGGGTATCGATCGTCGAACGGCTGACGAACATCGTAGACAGGCCGAACGGAAGCTGCTCGAGACGCTCGCCGAAACGTCTCTCGTGGGGTGA
- a CDS encoding DUF3194 domain-containing protein — protein sequence MSTEEPSDETVVETAADAAEDVIFSRYKQSAVRDFDVTVRFEEGMLEVDVYLNAPEDDRDLEQVADDAALAARRAVDDLFGE from the coding sequence ATGTCGACCGAGGAACCGTCCGACGAGACGGTCGTCGAAACCGCCGCGGACGCCGCCGAGGACGTGATCTTCTCGCGGTACAAGCAGTCCGCGGTCCGTGACTTCGACGTCACCGTCAGGTTCGAGGAGGGGATGCTCGAGGTAGACGTCTACCTCAACGCTCCCGAAGACGACCGCGACCTCGAGCAGGTCGCCGACGACGCCGCGCTCGCCGCGCGACGGGCCGTCGACGACCTGTTCGGGGAGTGA
- a CDS encoding methyltransferase domain-containing protein — MIDRDGRPNAWDADVYDDSHAFVYEYGADLLEVLSPADDERILDLGCGTGHLTAEIAAAGADVVGLDSAEAMVEQARSSYPDLAFVCADARSMTFDEPFDAIFSNAALHWIHDQDAVLGAVRDAIEPGGRFVGELGGHGNVEAIVSATVDELERRGYEGANPWYFPSIGEYAARLESHDLEVRYARLFDRPTELDDGEDGLRRWLEQFGDGLLESVPSGDRDAVLEAVEDRLRPELFADGTWTADYRRLRFVAVRT; from the coding sequence ATGATTGATCGGGACGGTCGACCGAACGCGTGGGATGCCGACGTCTACGACGATTCCCACGCGTTCGTCTACGAGTACGGCGCAGATCTCCTCGAAGTGCTCTCGCCGGCCGACGACGAACGGATCCTCGACCTGGGGTGTGGGACGGGCCACCTGACGGCCGAGATTGCGGCCGCCGGCGCCGACGTCGTCGGCCTCGACAGCGCCGAGGCGATGGTCGAGCAGGCGCGTTCCTCCTACCCCGACCTCGCGTTCGTCTGTGCCGACGCGCGGTCGATGACGTTCGACGAGCCGTTCGACGCGATCTTCTCGAACGCGGCGCTGCACTGGATCCACGACCAGGACGCTGTCCTCGGCGCCGTTCGTGACGCCATAGAGCCCGGTGGCCGGTTCGTCGGCGAACTCGGCGGGCACGGCAACGTCGAAGCGATCGTCTCGGCGACGGTCGACGAACTCGAGCGCCGGGGCTACGAGGGTGCGAATCCGTGGTACTTCCCGTCGATCGGCGAGTACGCAGCCCGGCTCGAGTCTCACGACCTCGAAGTCCGGTACGCGCGGCTGTTCGACCGGCCGACGGAACTCGACGACGGCGAGGACGGGCTTCGGCGCTGGCTCGAGCAGTTCGGCGACGGCCTCCTCGAGTCGGTTCCCTCGGGCGACCGCGATGCCGTCCTCGAGGCCGTCGAGGATCGACTTCGGCCGGAGCTGTTCGCCGACGGGACGTGGACGGCCGACTATCGGCGACTTCGCTTCGTCGCGGTCAGGACGTGA
- a CDS encoding metalloprotease: protein MSYRTRGEPQLSFSDRELFDLAVAWITLSVAFALFLNAPAAGRFSIGFFLTMAVLSFFTVGVGFLAHELAHKVVAIHYGQVAEFRADYQMLFLAIMTALIGFIFAAPGAVYHAGRITVRENAMIALAGPLTNHALALFFFPFTFVLGPIGTIGHMGVLINLFLAAFNMIPFGPLDGKSVWDWNTGVFAAVFVPSVALLVGFFLTYGFW from the coding sequence GTGAGCTATCGCACTCGAGGGGAGCCCCAGCTGTCGTTCAGCGACCGGGAGCTGTTCGACCTCGCAGTCGCCTGGATCACCCTCAGCGTCGCGTTCGCCCTGTTCCTGAACGCACCCGCGGCGGGTCGGTTCTCGATCGGCTTTTTCCTCACGATGGCGGTGCTGAGCTTCTTCACCGTCGGCGTCGGCTTTTTAGCCCACGAACTCGCCCACAAGGTCGTCGCGATCCATTACGGGCAGGTCGCCGAATTCCGGGCCGACTACCAGATGCTGTTCCTGGCGATCATGACCGCGCTGATCGGCTTCATCTTCGCCGCCCCGGGGGCCGTCTACCACGCCGGCCGCATCACCGTCCGCGAGAACGCGATGATCGCCCTCGCCGGCCCGCTCACCAACCACGCCCTCGCCCTCTTTTTCTTCCCGTTCACGTTCGTCCTCGGCCCGATCGGGACCATCGGCCACATGGGGGTACTCATCAACCTCTTTCTGGCCGCGTTCAACATGATCCCCTTCGGCCCGCTCGACGGCAAGTCCGTCTGGGACTGGAACACAGGCGTCTTCGCCGCCGTCTTCGTCCCGAGCGTCGCGCTGCTGGTCGGGTTCTTCCTGACCTACGGGTTCTGGTGA
- a CDS encoding S66 family peptidase, which translates to MRAPVTPPPLERGDRVAIVAPASNSALEFPHVYERGLGRLETVFDLEPVEFPTVSKGRKYLYDHPEERAQDVMDAFEDPEIRGVVTVIGGNDQVRILEHLEPDVLREHPTRFYGYSDNAHLASYLWNLGIVSFAGPSVMTELAMDSQMFELTVEYVERAFFDDSLGELRPAEAFTDEPGDWADPDALEQPRETEPNPGWTWTGGDGPVEGRIWGGCLEILDQLFLADRFAPPDDDLEGTILAFETSEEIPDPAWVAGVLRALGERGLLERFAGVLVGRPPARSHLEDRPPEWRKAYRDRQREVISSVVAEYNPDAPVVLDVDFGHTYPTIPIPIGGRVEIDPGTETVAFD; encoded by the coding sequence ATGCGAGCACCCGTCACGCCACCACCGCTCGAGCGAGGCGACCGGGTCGCGATCGTCGCGCCCGCGTCGAACTCTGCCCTGGAGTTCCCACACGTCTACGAACGGGGACTCGGGCGCCTCGAGACCGTCTTCGACCTCGAACCCGTCGAGTTCCCGACGGTGTCGAAGGGACGGAAGTACCTCTACGACCACCCCGAAGAGCGCGCACAGGACGTGATGGACGCCTTCGAGGACCCCGAGATCCGGGGCGTCGTGACCGTTATCGGCGGCAACGACCAGGTCCGGATCCTCGAGCACCTCGAGCCCGACGTCTTGCGGGAGCACCCGACGCGGTTCTACGGCTACAGCGACAACGCCCACCTCGCGTCGTACCTCTGGAACCTCGGGATCGTCTCCTTCGCCGGTCCGTCGGTGATGACGGAACTGGCGATGGACAGTCAGATGTTCGAGTTGACCGTCGAGTACGTCGAGCGGGCCTTTTTCGACGACTCGCTGGGCGAACTTCGGCCTGCCGAGGCGTTCACCGACGAACCAGGCGACTGGGCGGACCCGGACGCCTTGGAGCAGCCCCGCGAGACGGAGCCGAACCCGGGCTGGACGTGGACCGGCGGCGACGGCCCCGTCGAGGGACGGATCTGGGGGGGCTGTCTCGAGATCCTCGACCAACTGTTTCTCGCCGATCGGTTCGCGCCGCCGGACGACGACCTCGAGGGGACGATCCTCGCGTTCGAAACCTCCGAGGAGATTCCGGACCCGGCCTGGGTCGCGGGCGTCCTCAGGGCGCTCGGCGAGCGCGGGCTGCTCGAGCGCTTCGCCGGCGTGCTCGTCGGTCGCCCGCCGGCGCGCTCACACCTCGAAGATCGGCCGCCCGAGTGGCGCAAGGCGTATCGCGACCGCCAGCGGGAGGTGATCTCGAGCGTGGTCGCTGAGTACAACCCCGACGCGCCGGTGGTCCTCGACGTGGACTTCGGACACACGTACCCGACGATTCCGATCCCGATCGGCGGCCGTGTCGAGATCGATCCCGGTACGGAGACGGTCGCGTTCGACTGA
- a CDS encoding DUF7525 family protein, whose product MAHATETGTDKGLGLALIFSLIATLGAAGMFVGAPDELAAWGFAAAVVFGSLAVVAIHVWD is encoded by the coding sequence ATGGCACACGCAACGGAGACGGGCACGGACAAGGGTCTCGGACTCGCACTCATCTTCAGCCTGATCGCTACGCTCGGGGCCGCCGGGATGTTCGTCGGCGCGCCGGACGAACTCGCAGCGTGGGGCTTTGCCGCTGCGGTCGTCTTCGGCTCGCTGGCAGTCGTCGCGATCCACGTCTGGGACTGA
- a CDS encoding acyl-CoA thioesterase gives MTDLLETYIENREMVQPNHTNMLGTTHGGTVMKWMDEIGAMSAMRFSGQTCVTAWVNQMNFERPIHLGDTAFITSYVYDAGETSVKVRLRVYRENLRTGEREKTTESYFVFVAIDEEYRPTTVPELTVSSEEGEQLRREALEGENGGR, from the coding sequence ATGACCGATCTACTGGAGACCTACATCGAGAACCGCGAGATGGTCCAGCCGAACCACACGAACATGCTCGGAACGACTCACGGCGGGACCGTGATGAAGTGGATGGACGAGATCGGCGCGATGTCGGCGATGCGCTTTTCGGGGCAAACCTGCGTCACTGCCTGGGTCAACCAGATGAACTTCGAGCGGCCGATCCACCTCGGCGACACCGCCTTCATCACCTCCTACGTCTACGACGCCGGCGAGACGAGCGTCAAGGTCCGGCTGCGCGTCTACCGGGAGAACCTCCGGACCGGCGAACGGGAGAAGACCACCGAATCGTACTTCGTCTTCGTCGCGATCGACGAAGAGTACCGACCGACGACGGTTCCCGAACTCACCGTGAGCAGCGAGGAAGGCGAGCAGCTCAGACGGGAGGCACTCGAGGGGGAAAACGGCGGCCGCTAG
- a CDS encoding TraB/GumN family protein: MSDAGDASVPEPSEPPDRERGDVHVLGTAHVSQASVDAVNETVDRERPDVVAVELDESRFRQMRGGAPEDIEASDLLSGNTVFQFLAYWMLSYVQSRLGERFDIEPGADMKAAIEAAERNGHGVALVDRDIQVTIQRFWARLSVTEKLKMVGGLALGVTDPRTIGLSFGAGLGIFFGVVFAAFVAPLLGLGETLSLGITEASTLQFVGATGIGLVGGLLLGLLFVPSLEGAARYTGGLLNGFSARLLSGAAIGVVGALALVSTGTFVGPLDAGTFESAGSLTIRGGVGVVAGLGLGVLVGGVVGIVLDALTADVEELDEIDIEELTDGDVVAAMMEEFRRFSPRGANALIDERDAYIAHKLHALREQGYDVVAVVGAGHKAGIDRYLADPDSLPPMASISGTDSGRRFSPLKILSYLVMIGFLAFFFLLLMAGVQNTFLLQVFLAWFLFNGIFAFTLARLAGARWTSAGVGGAVAWLTSINPLLAPGWFAGYVELRHRPVNVGDIQTLNDIIGNTDLPMGEAFEEMFDVPLFRLIMIVAMTNIGSMLASFLFFIVVIPWLAPEIGGVDALMAELLRGAENSLELIRGVIA; this comes from the coding sequence ATGAGTGATGCAGGCGACGCGAGCGTTCCGGAGCCCTCCGAGCCACCGGATCGTGAGCGTGGCGACGTCCACGTCCTCGGGACGGCTCACGTCTCACAGGCCAGCGTCGATGCGGTCAACGAGACGGTCGACCGCGAGCGACCGGACGTCGTCGCCGTCGAACTCGACGAGAGTCGCTTCCGCCAGATGCGAGGCGGTGCGCCCGAGGACATCGAGGCAAGCGATCTCCTGAGCGGTAACACGGTGTTTCAGTTCCTCGCCTACTGGATGCTCTCGTACGTCCAGTCGCGGCTGGGCGAGCGCTTCGACATCGAACCCGGAGCGGACATGAAAGCCGCGATCGAAGCCGCCGAACGCAACGGTCACGGCGTCGCCCTCGTCGATCGGGACATCCAGGTGACGATCCAGCGCTTCTGGGCCCGACTTTCGGTCACCGAGAAGCTCAAGATGGTCGGCGGACTCGCACTCGGGGTTACCGATCCGCGGACGATCGGCCTCTCCTTTGGCGCCGGTCTCGGGATCTTCTTCGGCGTCGTCTTCGCCGCGTTCGTCGCTCCCCTGCTCGGGCTCGGTGAGACCCTCTCTCTCGGGATCACCGAGGCATCGACGCTCCAGTTCGTCGGCGCGACTGGCATCGGCCTCGTCGGCGGGCTCTTGCTCGGATTGCTCTTCGTCCCGTCGCTCGAGGGCGCCGCCCGGTACACCGGCGGGCTGTTGAACGGCTTCTCGGCGCGGCTCCTCTCGGGGGCCGCCATCGGCGTCGTCGGCGCGCTCGCGCTCGTCTCGACGGGCACGTTCGTCGGGCCGCTCGACGCCGGAACGTTCGAGAGCGCGGGGAGCCTGACGATCCGCGGCGGCGTCGGCGTCGTCGCTGGACTCGGACTCGGCGTCCTCGTCGGTGGCGTCGTCGGTATCGTCCTCGACGCACTCACGGCCGACGTCGAGGAGTTAGACGAGATCGACATCGAGGAGTTGACTGACGGCGACGTCGTCGCGGCGATGATGGAGGAGTTCCGCCGGTTCAGCCCGCGCGGGGCGAACGCGCTGATAGACGAACGTGACGCCTACATCGCCCACAAGCTCCACGCGCTTCGCGAACAGGGCTACGACGTCGTCGCCGTCGTCGGCGCCGGCCACAAGGCGGGGATCGACCGCTACCTCGCCGATCCCGACTCCCTGCCGCCGATGGCGTCGATCTCTGGCACCGACTCCGGGCGGCGGTTCTCACCGCTGAAGATCCTCAGCTACCTCGTCATGATCGGCTTTCTGGCCTTTTTCTTCCTGTTGCTCATGGCGGGCGTCCAGAACACGTTCCTCCTGCAGGTCTTCCTCGCGTGGTTCCTCTTCAACGGAATCTTCGCGTTCACCCTCGCCCGCCTCGCTGGCGCCCGCTGGACGAGCGCGGGCGTCGGTGGTGCGGTCGCCTGGCTGACGAGCATCAACCCACTGCTCGCACCGGGCTGGTTCGCCGGCTACGTCGAACTCCGTCACCGGCCGGTGAACGTCGGCGACATCCAGACGCTCAACGACATCATCGGAAACACCGACCTGCCGATGGGCGAGGCGTTCGAGGAGATGTTCGACGTGCCGCTGTTTCGACTCATCATGATCGTCGCGATGACGAACATCGGAAGCATGCTCGCGTCGTTCCTGTTTTTCATCGTCGTGATCCCCTGGCTCGCTCCCGAGATCGGCGGCGTCGACGCGCTGATGGCCGAACTCCTCCGCGGCGCGGAGAACAGCCTCGAGCTCATTCGAGGGGTGATCGCGTGA
- the hutU gene encoding urocanate hydratase translates to MQTPQEAENHDVGEPSERWREYQGASTGTDLECGNWRAEAALRMLNNNLDPEVAETPEELVVYGGTGRAARSWDAYDAIVDELRELDADETLLVQSGKPVGKFATHERAPRVLIANSNLVGKWDDWEHFHELEAKGLIMYGQMTAGSWAYIGTQGIIQGTYETLAECARQHFPSSDGLEGKVVVTAGLGGMGGAQPLAVTMNGGVCIAAEVDEERIDRRLETGYCQERADDLEDALERAENAAEAGEAYSVGVHVNAVDLLEGLLERDWIPDVVTDQTSAHDELEGYYPSGYTVEEADALREEDPEAYVAESLDTMERHVDAILELAERGAIAFEYGNNIRGQVVEHRGHESAFDFPGFVPAYVRPLFCQGKGPFRWVALSGDPADIHRTDEAVTELFPEKEHLHRWIDLASEQVAFQGLPSRVCWLGYQAGDDPDGLTERARFALRINELVREGEISAPIVVTRDHLDAGSVASPHRETEAMRDGSDAVADWPILNALLNCAAGADIVSVHDGGGVGIGNSLHANNHVVLDGSDLAAEKARRVFTTDPGMGVIRHADAGYEDALQEARDSDVHVPMAGDRDDAATREGDERP, encoded by the coding sequence ATGCAAACGCCACAGGAGGCCGAGAATCACGACGTCGGCGAGCCGAGCGAGCGGTGGCGCGAGTACCAGGGTGCGTCGACGGGAACCGACCTCGAGTGCGGGAACTGGCGGGCCGAGGCCGCCTTGCGGATGTTGAACAACAACCTCGATCCCGAGGTCGCCGAAACGCCCGAGGAGCTGGTCGTCTACGGGGGAACCGGCCGGGCGGCCCGGTCGTGGGACGCCTACGACGCCATCGTCGACGAGCTCCGGGAGCTCGATGCCGACGAAACCCTGCTCGTCCAGAGCGGCAAGCCCGTTGGGAAATTCGCTACCCACGAACGCGCCCCGCGCGTGCTGATCGCCAACTCGAACCTCGTGGGCAAGTGGGACGACTGGGAACACTTCCACGAACTCGAGGCGAAGGGGCTGATCATGTACGGCCAGATGACCGCGGGCTCGTGGGCCTACATCGGCACCCAGGGGATCATCCAGGGCACCTACGAGACGCTCGCGGAGTGCGCCCGCCAGCACTTCCCCAGTAGCGACGGACTCGAGGGCAAGGTCGTCGTCACGGCCGGCCTCGGTGGCATGGGCGGCGCCCAGCCGCTCGCGGTCACGATGAACGGCGGGGTCTGTATCGCCGCCGAGGTCGACGAGGAACGGATCGACCGCCGGCTCGAGACTGGCTACTGCCAGGAACGAGCCGACGATCTCGAGGACGCCCTCGAGCGCGCCGAGAACGCGGCCGAGGCGGGTGAGGCCTACAGCGTCGGGGTTCACGTGAACGCCGTCGACCTGCTCGAGGGCTTGCTCGAGCGCGACTGGATCCCGGACGTCGTCACCGACCAGACGAGCGCCCACGACGAACTCGAGGGCTACTACCCGTCGGGGTACACGGTCGAGGAGGCCGACGCCCTCCGCGAGGAAGATCCCGAGGCGTACGTCGCAGAGAGTCTCGATACGATGGAACGCCACGTCGACGCCATCCTCGAGCTCGCCGAACGAGGAGCGATCGCCTTCGAGTACGGGAACAACATCCGCGGGCAGGTGGTCGAGCACCGGGGCCACGAGTCGGCCTTCGACTTCCCGGGGTTCGTCCCGGCGTACGTCCGGCCGCTGTTCTGCCAGGGGAAGGGGCCGTTCCGGTGGGTCGCCCTCTCCGGCGATCCGGCGGACATCCACCGGACCGACGAGGCCGTCACGGAGCTGTTCCCCGAGAAGGAGCACCTGCATCGGTGGATCGACCTCGCCAGCGAACAGGTCGCGTTCCAGGGGCTTCCCTCGAGGGTCTGCTGGCTGGGATACCAGGCAGGGGACGACCCCGACGGCCTCACCGAACGCGCTCGCTTCGCCCTGCGGATCAACGAACTCGTTCGTGAGGGCGAGATCAGCGCGCCAATCGTCGTCACGCGCGACCACCTGGACGCCGGTTCCGTGGCGAGCCCACACCGGGAGACCGAAGCCATGCGCGACGGCAGCGACGCGGTCGCCGACTGGCCCATCCTCAACGCCCTGCTGAACTGCGCCGCAGGCGCGGACATCGTGAGCGTCCACGACGGCGGCGGCGTCGGCATCGGGAACTCCCTGCACGCGAACAACCACGTCGTCCTCGACGGCTCCGATCTGGCCGCCGAGAAGGCCAGGCGGGTGTTCACCACCGATCCCGGAATGGGCGTGATCCGCCACGCCGACGCCGGTTACGAGGACGCTCTGCAGGAGGCCCGCGACTCCGACGTCCACGTTCCGATGGCTGGAGACCGGGACGACGCCGCTACGAGGGAGGGGGACGAACGCCCATGA
- a CDS encoding VOC family protein: MSPPTVHHVGITVEALDRTLPFYRDVLGLEVLDRFSVSGAAFADAVDVPGATGRFAHLEAGSVRLELVEYDPEADSRTPPALNQPGATHVGLAVEDLDARFEALPEDVEALCEPRTTESGTRICFLRDPEGNLVELLEVE; encoded by the coding sequence ATGTCACCGCCCACCGTCCACCACGTCGGGATCACCGTCGAAGCCCTCGATCGAACGCTCCCCTTCTACCGGGACGTCCTCGGCCTCGAGGTACTCGACCGCTTTTCGGTCTCCGGTGCGGCGTTCGCCGACGCTGTCGACGTCCCCGGGGCGACCGGGCGGTTCGCCCACCTCGAGGCCGGGAGCGTTCGCCTCGAGCTCGTCGAGTACGACCCCGAAGCCGACTCGCGAACGCCGCCGGCGCTCAACCAGCCGGGTGCGACCCACGTCGGGCTCGCGGTCGAGGACCTCGACGCCCGGTTCGAGGCGTTGCCCGAGGACGTCGAGGCGCTGTGTGAGCCCCGGACGACCGAGAGCGGGACGCGAATCTGCTTCCTCCGCGATCCGGAGGGGAATCTCGTCGAGTTACTCGAGGTCGAGTGA
- the hutG gene encoding formimidoylglutamase — protein sequence MTSFARPPRWESPASDPNDETFGDVVEPTTLEAAGAYDAVLVGERYDGAVIGRRGAKEGPDAIREALAGVKSHHYDAGPVSSIGDLGNLRFPFSDVPSVQAEAEEVTSAVHETAALPVFLGGDNSLTVPNVAPLLERGSVGAISFDAHLDCREPVDGPSSGTPYRQLFDRGLDALAVVGARHFETSTAYADYLERKRGEVVTADEVRRDPASAVSRALEAVSGVDFLYVSLDVDVLDAAFAPGVSAPTPGGLTTADLYAALFEVAGADRLSGFEVVECAPPLDESGRTSDAAARAVAHFLAGYGGEWR from the coding sequence ATGACGTCGTTTGCCCGCCCGCCGCGCTGGGAGAGCCCCGCGAGCGACCCGAACGACGAGACGTTCGGCGACGTGGTCGAGCCGACGACGCTCGAGGCAGCGGGCGCGTACGACGCCGTCCTCGTCGGCGAGCGCTACGATGGCGCGGTCATCGGCCGCCGCGGCGCGAAGGAGGGCCCGGACGCCATCCGCGAGGCGCTCGCGGGCGTGAAGAGCCACCACTACGACGCCGGCCCCGTGAGCTCGATCGGCGACCTCGGGAATCTCCGGTTTCCGTTCTCCGACGTCCCCTCGGTCCAGGCGGAAGCCGAGGAGGTCACGAGCGCCGTCCACGAGACGGCCGCGTTGCCGGTCTTTCTCGGCGGCGACAACTCGCTGACCGTCCCCAACGTCGCGCCGCTGCTCGAGCGCGGCTCCGTCGGCGCGATCAGCTTCGACGCCCACCTCGACTGTCGCGAGCCCGTCGACGGTCCCTCGAGCGGGACGCCCTACCGTCAGCTGTTCGACCGCGGGCTCGACGCGCTGGCGGTCGTCGGGGCGCGTCACTTCGAGACGTCGACCGCCTACGCCGACTACCTCGAGCGAAAGCGCGGCGAGGTCGTGACCGCCGACGAGGTGCGTCGCGACCCGGCGTCGGCAGTGAGCCGGGCGCTCGAGGCCGTTTCGGGCGTCGACTTCCTCTACGTGAGCCTCGACGTCGACGTCCTCGACGCCGCGTTCGCGCCCGGAGTGAGCGCCCCGACGCCCGGCGGCCTGACGACGGCGGATCTCTATGCCGCCCTGTTCGAGGTCGCGGGCGCCGACCGGCTCTCGGGATTCGAGGTCGTCGAGTGTGCCCCGCCGCTGGACGAGAGCGGCCGGACGAGCGACGCGGCGGCCCGCGCGGTCGCGCACTTCCTCGCCGGATACGGGGGTGAGTGGCGGTGA
- a CDS encoding MarR family transcriptional regulator has translation MVDVLDNKRAATRFRILVEIAERQPAVSQGEIADEVGVTSQAVSEYIRALVDDGLVEKEGRSRYRVTKEGVDWLFSAAGDVRRFADHVTEDVLGAMGEDAAIATDDLEEGDAVSLSIEDGLLHASPGTEGPATGIATTDAAAGTDVGVTSFEGVIDLEPGSVTVWQVPPVRAGGSRAAAGEAITDGCVASDLVLASGVEAVVALRELDVEPAVTLAVGDVAASAAERGLEVAVVATTDLVGRITDTLRDADVAYEVLEG, from the coding sequence ATGGTCGACGTCCTCGACAACAAACGGGCCGCGACGCGGTTTCGAATCCTCGTCGAGATCGCCGAGCGCCAACCGGCGGTAAGCCAGGGTGAGATCGCCGACGAGGTGGGCGTGACGAGCCAGGCGGTCAGCGAGTACATCCGCGCGCTCGTCGACGACGGCCTCGTCGAGAAGGAAGGGCGCTCACGGTATCGCGTCACGAAAGAGGGCGTCGACTGGCTCTTTTCGGCCGCCGGCGACGTCCGCCGCTTTGCCGATCACGTCACCGAGGACGTCCTCGGGGCGATGGGTGAAGACGCCGCCATCGCGACCGACGACCTCGAGGAAGGCGACGCCGTCTCGCTGTCGATCGAGGACGGCCTCCTCCACGCGAGCCCCGGAACCGAAGGGCCGGCGACGGGAATCGCGACCACCGACGCGGCCGCCGGTACCGACGTCGGCGTCACGAGCTTCGAGGGCGTCATCGACCTCGAGCCCGGTTCGGTGACGGTGTGGCAGGTGCCGCCAGTGCGGGCGGGTGGCAGTCGGGCCGCCGCCGGCGAGGCGATCACCGACGGCTGTGTCGCCTCAGATCTGGTTCTCGCGAGTGGGGTCGAGGCGGTCGTGGCCCTGCGTGAACTCGACGTCGAGCCCGCAGTCACGCTCGCCGTCGGAGACGTCGCCGCCAGCGCCGCCGAGCGTGGCCTCGAGGTCGCCGTCGTGGCGACGACCGACCTCGTGGGTCGGATCACCGACACGCTTCGTGACGCCGACGTGGCGTACGAGGTTCTGGAGGGGTAG
- a CDS encoding prefoldin subunit beta codes for MQGNLPPEAQEKIEELQGLQETAQTVAVQKQEAESTLNESKTALEQLEEMDEDTQMYRQVGELLVETTYDEAEEDLEEKVDTLEIRLETLEKQEDRIQQQFERLQEDLEQLLGGGAMGGGPMGPGGPGAGGA; via the coding sequence ATGCAAGGAAATCTGCCGCCGGAAGCACAGGAAAAGATCGAAGAGCTACAGGGACTGCAGGAGACGGCCCAGACCGTCGCCGTCCAGAAGCAGGAAGCCGAGTCGACGCTGAACGAGTCCAAAACCGCCCTCGAGCAGCTCGAGGAGATGGACGAGGACACCCAGATGTACCGCCAGGTCGGCGAGCTCCTCGTCGAGACCACGTACGACGAAGCCGAGGAGGACCTCGAGGAGAAAGTCGACACCCTCGAGATCCGCCTCGAGACGCTCGAGAAACAGGAAGATCGCATCCAGCAGCAGTTCGAGCGCCTCCAGGAGGACCTAGAGCAGCTACTCGGTGGCGGCGCGATGGGTGGCGGTCCGATGGGGCCCGGCGGCCCGGGCGCCGGCGGCGCGTAA